In Dreissena polymorpha isolate Duluth1 chromosome 11, UMN_Dpol_1.0, whole genome shotgun sequence, the genomic window AATTGTATTCACATTACAATAAGTTTTAGAAAACCAAAACTCTACTGACGTATGTTTCCCGACGTACCTCTGTATGTGAACATAAACTCCGTTTGTATCCTTATATTTACTACTTGTTTAGACTTTCCTCGACTGTATCTCTTAGCCGAACCAATTACATTCAATTATAGTTTAAGAGTTCAATCGTTATTTAAAAGAAACGTTCGTGTGAAAACGTCATTCAGAGTATTATCAATGGATTTAGACGAAACCATTTTAATAGCTTAATCTATTTCCTTTATTCTTatgagttgttgttgttgctttatcAATATGTACGAAAACAGTACGCTTTTGATAAAAAAGTCATTAAACTGACAAGAACAGGTTTGCCGGGAACACCAAGTCTAAAACGAATTTATTTATTGCTTGAAAGCATTTAATTCTTGCCGATGATCAGATGGTTTTTTATCGCAATTTAAAGCATGCTAAAAATGGTCGTTTTATAGGCATTTGCGGTACTTATAATATTAGACTGTTTTAGTAGCATGTTACAAGCCCAAATAATTTAGACCGTATACTTATATTCTAATAATAAAAAACTTCAGTATTATCTCCCAAGTACCAATCATACAAATTTGCATTGTTGTGCGTCCTGAATATATCTTGCGATAACCCATGGTCTACTGCAAGACAGAACGATAATCTGACCGACCGAACAACTTACAAACCGACCAACGGACATCGAAGGGAGGCATAATGAAGACGCTCTTTTGCAGAATTTAATCTAAGCAAGTGTGTTTGTGAATCACATTTCGTATGAGCACTTTAGcgcattttttaaagaaacaatcaCAACAATTCATGTAACGCTCTTGAATAAGTACATGTACTCACCCAACCACCCCTGAGAGCAATCCAAGCTGATATGCTAGTCGCAGGATCACTAAAGAACTGTTCAACAAGCGATGCAATACTACCCAGAGTAGTGCCCATCTTTTTCCGGGCCTGTTTCACAATCTCCCTCTTGAATAACCAGTATCCGAAGCAGAAAATAACTAGAATTCTTCCCCAGTTCACTTCATCTTTTAAGATTCTGCAAACGGTCAAGATTTACCACACAGTCATATAACAATTGCATAATTAACATAATAAGAAAGTTTTGTATTGCAATTTACAAACGCATTCAATAATACAATTAACGTTTGATCGAGTGAGATGAGAAACTAATGCGTAGACTGTAAATATACAGTATGTTTATGCCAGTCACTCCTTAATTGTGCCAAGGCGCTGAGAGGTTTCAAAATCATTGTTCGTAAAAACGTTCTTATACTGTAAACGGTTAAAGATAAACACTCAATGCTATTTTATGAATCTAAAAATGATCTGTCGATTGACTTAGGAGTAACTTATCAGAGTTGCTGCGCTTGTTAAATTTGGAGAATTTTTATTATGAGGATATTGACCTGGTTTGCAAACATACAGCACGAAATGTGCCGATCTTTCTTTATAAGCGTTTTTTTCCCTTTACTGTATAATTAATGTATACACGTTTGACAAATGACTGCAAGAATGCAAATTCATAATTAATACACGATAATGATCACAATTTCGACGTGAACAGACACTAATAAAATTAAGCATATTTAATGAACGTTAAACATCTCTCCTTATAGCATCAAACACTCACGAAATTACACTTTGCAGATAATACTAgattaaacaagatgcgtttgtgaaacacaatgtccccctatatgatgtttgaccttgaaggatgaccttgaccttgtgaaggatgaccttgaccttgacctttcaccactcaaaatgtgcagctccatgagatacacatgcatgccaaatatcaagttgctatcttcaatattgcaaaagtatttataaaataagcgatttgggccacatatatttgacctctgaccttgaagaatgaccttgaccttgacctttcaccactcaaaatgtgcagctccatgagatacacatgcatgccaaatatcaagttgctatcttcaatattgcaaaagtattcataaaatgagcgattttggccacatatatttgacctctgaccttgaaggatgaccttgaccttgatctttcaccactcaaaatgtgcagctttattagatacatatgcatgccaaatatgaagttgctatcttcaatatagcaaaagttattgcaaaatgttaaagttggcgcaaacagaccaacagaccaacggaccaacagaccaacagacagacagggcaaaaacaatatgtcccccactactatagtgggggacataaaaatatgatTATTGTTAGCCGTGTATTTTGCAAGGAAAAGAAAACTCACTCTTTGGCAATTTCTTTGAAATTCTCATACGAGTTGAGCGAATCACCGAATGATCTGGTTATGACCTCAAATGTTGCAGAAAGCTGTTTGTTCATATCATCAGCGACCTTCGCTAGCTGACGTCCGACTCTTAGTGCGCTGCAACGTATACAATCATATTCATGATATTTATCATCAAGAGAGGTGAACTATCTTCTTAGTAACACACCCATAGCGAAAGTAAGACAAAACGGTACACGATACACACCTTAGTAAATGCAAAATAGATACATTTCATGAagaaacgtgttttttttaagttctaACGTTTAAACATGTGTAAAGCATACAAAACTCGTAATGAACAAAAACAGTAATAAATACATATCAAAGAAATTATGATCCTACACTAAGTAATGTGAATAATGCGAAATAATCATTAAGAAGATGCATGCAATCTCATTAAGTAAGGGAACAAGAATGCAAATCAAAGGAAATAAACGTTGACAACGGCGATGATCAAAATTTCTGCAGACAAATGTGTTTATTTGCGTGCAAAATTTCACATTACTAACAACTTACTCTtcatttattatttcatgttGGCTGGACATATCTTGGTGGTGAGCATTTGTAAATGTTTCATCTTGTCCCTCATCTCTACTAATTTGTTCATTAGCGTAAGCCATGAAGACGTAACGCGTCTGCGACACAACACGCTGCGCAGAGTCGGGTTCATCGGACACACTTTCTGGCCCATGGACCTTATACATACAATTCATTTTAGTTTTAAATGCAAAAGTGTAACCCTCCAGAATTTTTTTTCCAAGTTTGGAGCTTTAGGTTAAAAAAGGTGAATAcgttgtagtgaacaaaaacagACGTAGATGACAACTgtcaaattcgttgaattgatatcccccgccattatacttctggacacaaactTTTTCTGAACGGATGGACAACGACAaagtgcatcatcttcttatccatatatatactcataccaagtttcaatgaaatccgtccaagcacttccaagatatggctccggacacacaaaaagcattttttcaagatacaaagggccataactccgttattatccgatggtgtacagtgtcatttgacgtgcatcatcctcttatccatatatatactcataccaagtttcaaggaaatcccccAAGCACtgccaagatatggctccggacaaaaaagtgccggacggacggaaagacggtcggacggatggacggacaacgccaaaacaatatctcttcGCCTATTGCCGGGGATAACAAATGTAAAGGGTTCGTGAAGAACAAATAAAGCAAGATAGTgattttgaaaagtaaaaaaaagaaaacaaatacctGATTTATCAGTGTTGGTATCCCTCCGTCCGACATGCTGCACGCAACGTTAGCGTGCAATTAATGCAACCTgtcaaaattcattttttttaaacattttcatgattacacattttaattttaaatatatatctctAATAACAACAGGAGACACTCTCCTCTCTGCTATTtagtttgtttgtaaataatattagcGATACTTAAGATTTTAAGTACCCTAATTGTCACGAGCAAGATAAAATGTAATTGCATATGCTTTTATTTGCTGATGACAAATCGCTTTTAACAACGTAATCTGCCTTCATAAAATGCAGTTAAACTTTAATGAAGATTGGGTCTAAAACTAAATGTTTGCACGACTAAAtctgtatatttaaaataaagagctaaaaatacatttttatcattataaaaGGCAAACATGAAAATTGTCGAGAAATTTACTGACCGTGATATCAAGTTTGCTATTAACGATGCTGTTAAAACGCTATATGAGCAAGCCTTGAAGGCAAATACgcattttgttaatatatttagtaGAGTAAAACTCGGTGTTAAACCAAATTGACATTTTGACAACTAGCCATGCCCATTTTAACGTCTGGTTTTAAAGGTTATGGGCTATGTAAAAAATTGGGGTTGATAAATTTTACcacacattttatatatacatatctAAAATTTACATATCGCATGAAACATGAACAATACAGACTTTAATAGAATGCTCAAACAAATGATCTACGATCATTCATTCACAGTGTTGCATTGTTAATTTTCAAAGTAAGTAAGATAACTacgttacattaaaaaaaacatatcacaaGCTGGAGAAATAAATTAATGTGTTGACAATTTATGTCACCGAAACAGTTTCTGGCAACATCCATATTAATTCGCTTTAGTGCTCAAAATTGAGCAATATCAAGTGAACGTTTTCAAAGAATGACGTAACAATCTGAAGAAAGTAAAGTTCCGTACGATAATCGCAAACTGCAAAGATAATTTCCTTCCAATCGAAAACCGTCTTTGTTTGCATATATACACGAGGGGTTACTTTCGCTTTCTAATTTGTTGCAGTACTACAACGACTTTTCAACGTAATTATTTGCTCCATTACTTAACACAAAGATAAAATTCAGCTACTTGAACAATGTGTTAAGTTTTCTCAACGATTTATCAGACCGGTTGTGGTCGAAAAAGAATTCAGATTTTCTATACCCAGTTAACTTTTTAATGTCATGTACGCAACGCCTTTGTAGTTAtcaaagggaccgtcaaccacaatgacgaaaaaagaaaagttctaaaataccgtattttttacaattattagtttatattgattaaaatatcacgactggtatattacattacttaaaaaaaagtaaatattttcagtatattcaattataaaatttcgcgatgtgaaatcgaaagaacatcgctaagataggtgacataacgatatacacactataacaAAGCGCAAGTAgaatgatcatttaatatatataatatatacaattcagtACGCATGCAttatttgcattcctgggtttaccacggaACGATGAagatcaatctacttgcattatttatagttaactggtagttacctggtacacatacccagtaaaattttattaccgaatatatcaaaatatgaaaacttaacaacttttctcaagtaatgttatatatcatcgtgataattttatcaatataaactaattaattgtaaaaaaaaatacgtttttttaacttttcttttttcattcttggttgacggtcccttttagTGAATTGAAAACGAAACTATAATGAAATCTGATTAAAAAAGAAATTAAGACGAAATTGTTAGTATTTCCTTGATAAAAAGCCttaccttaaaaaaaaatcacactcAGAACGACTCTTCAACCACTATTTCTAACAACAGGAAATATTCACTGTCATCGACTTTATTTGAAGCGTGCTAATCTGGTTGCAGGATCACttgactttgttgggttcccaattaaacgcttataaatgtaaacacaatTGTGATACATcagctatctccggactcctccgtaagcaataaatcgtctgctgatctgGTCTGTCTGAGTGATGTAAACATGTCGGTAAGTGCTGCTGTTTTCcaaatattttttgaaaacaatttttcttaagaatttaaactaatttataacatttttatgttGCCTATGACaatgtaaaataaatcaaaattactttatttaataagcctgtgttcttgttcaaaaattccatGTACACTGCACGATTAAGCTTCACGCAGCGtgattttgtcaccgatttcagaggTATTCAAGGATCTATTATCATACTTTAAGATATCGGCATAAACTGAAAGAAAAAACCCGGTCTTTTATGCACAAAAgagttttgtaaatttatatcaataaattgaGATATCTGCACAAATAAATTTCTTATCGTTGTGTTTATATTcagtccagcccgtgtgtaaatccctcAAAATACCGTTGATTGTACACCATGTAATGGTGTCAATAAACTACGTAATTGAGATGTGTAATACTAAACccattaatcaaagcgctgatggcactgaagttgtttgatattgcataatcttagattATATGaaaattgttggaatatcgaaccCTTTCacactaaaaatataatttcataatggaaattccctttacaaaacttttgtattttgacaccatttacaaattcaaaatatacaataagataattgatgaaaataaataaaataaataaatctgcgagcaataccttttactcacgaattaggtagccATTAAGACAGCGCTGTTGACCCtattttgttgttgatgcataGCTTGTTAACCTAGCAATTTACACGGTGTCAACCTGTCTCTGACCTTAAAATCTGTACAGAACaataatgcgctttttcggcgtagctgttttacccagcttttcaccttatatgatttttacataaaaccagcagacacaaatgaatacattCGAACATTTCATAGGCGTATTCGAGAGAAATTCCCTGAACTTTGGCTTCATCACTATTATGTCTGTGCACTGCGTAAAGGacgtaacactgttcagtgtaaggaattcagGACtgctctctgcatgttcaaacgacacagaGACACATATTGTAGCCAAATTACAagtacgcgttaaaatccatctcgcagaatttcagggtctttCCTCGGTCCATAAATCTTCAGGGGAAGATAAACATGTTTGCTTTCATAATGTGAAAACAAACAcgaccgaaatagtatagtgtcacgataagagtaaactcgtttaattatctaaccacaaatgtttgccgtactcggtcagcacgtctggaaatcgttcctgaacgcctgagtAGGCTACCTTATTTTccagtttgctatatttgctatttggatttcaattttatattgaaacgcattgttcttaaatgagACGTCATGCGAGCAATGGGTTATAtcccatatgcgcccatcatagctatagcccaccaAGTTTGCGCATctttcagtctggtcaggaggtacaTAATGAGGCCATAAAACATTGAGCGATTTTATAGTGGACAGCATCGCCCCGGAcaagactgcgcaaatgcacaagctggtcttgagctacgctAGCCGAAacaccataagacccattttcgcatgacgcgtctATGAAGGTGTTATTTGAATTTATCGAAAGAAAATTGcgtgttaataaaaaataaacatacgatatatttcgatggtgcagaaatacactcataataagccatgtgaggacatatatgatgtgatctcccgtagtatactttttttttactAACGTGTAGTTTGACTGTACTTACACACATTtagcggtaaatatgcgactaacatgtgaaaaaaaaaaccaatattaaaaaatttgttgtcaatttaattgtttataaacgtaaatttcaaactttatttcaaagtcagcatttaggGCCGATATCATCttatttcttgttatatataGTTGTCTTTTATATTCGGTTGTAGCGATTATAAATGATTTGTGTCGTTGTTTATATTATACCTGTAGTTTTTTATATAGTGAAAACTGTGAAATCAAACAAACTTAACCTtaaactattgcgttgttatcacccgtgcaattaaGAAAACAGGAGAGGTCGCCGCTACCTGTtaagaacaaaagaacgtgtccCACATATATCAAATTTAATCCCGCTGTACTAGCAAAcactatcaacgaggttacgcaacagacgcgtgaTTTTAAATGACTTGTGCTGCGCCAAAATACCACGTGATGAAAACGCAGCACATATTGGACTATtgtaatcattcataaacattttcttccgcgacacgtataattcaatttttttattgatttgtttctacactgcggggaatcacgtggttttattttgatatggaacacggaaaatggcggcgtcattgtctcggtaagagtattattttttcttcttgtacctaaatgtttgattttaatttgctAAGATGTAGCCTATCATATGCGGGATCGAATTCCGCGTGTAATGGTACCTTACATTTCATGTGTTACTGAGTAATTTTCTCGCTTACCCTTTGAATTCGTACACATGCGAATGCATGACAGTGATAGTTTTCACGGATTTAAATGAATTCTtcacaaatatgataaatatCGACATTCCTCAAAtccttttttttaatatataccaGGTTTTCTTTACATTGCAAACAAATTGTCTGAGAGTCTGAAAACATCGCAGTTTCTGCATAATAaatcaaaaaaacaaaaatgatatgtttcacggaatacaaatttatgatatgtttcacgttaactgtatgatatgtttcacgtattGTCTAAAGGCGAAAAATAAAACGTCGGATATTTTCTCAGTTACTAGTATATGTTTTAGCACTTAGTACCGGTAAAGCCCAGGGCAAAGTACGGTTAGGTTAACTGGCAGCCGTGATACGTATGATCGACCATGTTTTGAAAATGGCGTAAACTCTAACACATAAATTAACCGCGACCCTCTCTTCAATTAACTGAAGTTTTGTCTTAATAATGGAATATCTAACCTTAGTGCATTGTGTTTAATGTGCGTATTAATTTTCGCAGATGTCTCTCCTACCGCACGAGCCTCTCGCACTTCTACAACCTTGCAGAAGAGTCCGAGGAAATCGTATTTGCGCCGCCAGGTTAATGCAGAATCTGCGTAGAAGGCACACCCGTTTTCACTGTGTACGAAAAAAAGATGGAAAGGGAAGAAAGAAGACGGGCACAATGTCTTCCTCAATGACGTCTTTACAGCTCGGGTCCTTCGGTTTACGTTGGGAAACGCGCGAAGAAATCCTGCCATCTGACAAGATGGGCATTAATTAACGAAAATAAAAGACAGTATGGCAGAAGAAATTATTTTGATCTGACAATTTTCAAAAACGGCAGTTtgctttacaaattaaaagttaaaactattcaaaatcagggTACAATTTATTCACATATTGTTTGTCATTCCCACGTCTTATATAAGCGTTGTTTAAGTTATTATCACATGCTATAGAGTTTGAGACATAGCCGCCGATGCAGCATATTGACTGATGTCTAAGGAGTGTGTTGTGAATATTCATCCAAATGGTGAACAGATTTTCAATTTAATGCTggtatgttattatatatgttgCTGCATACAAACGAATTTTGTAACATTGTCATGTACTCAATATGCAAGATTAAATTATATACTTTCAAAATGGTGTGGGCTAAGTTAAGCAATTCAAATGTAAACTGCCGTCTTAATTTGGATGTCTTATAAATTGCTGTTTCTAAATGATTGTACAATAACACAACGctattttgctttatttatttcaaaacaataataggAAACATGGATTTGCGTTTATGTGTTCACTAATCAGCAATATCacagataattaaattaaatcacagTGTTAATCACGAGAACATAGCACAACAAAATCACCATAATCAccttcaaaaactaaaataataaacaaaagcgTATCACGATATGGCTGTGTACAAATTGCATCTATACGATCAATTGACATGAATCACTTACTATACATTGGGTCAAAATTTGTTGCAGTTTCTTAAGCTGATGGCGTATTATTACTTGCAACTGCATTAGTATTTCCCTTTTTATCATGTTTGCAAAATTTCTGATGCCTATACAATTCGGCGTGTGATTGTATGTCTTTCCTCATTTGCATGCATGATTCTTGGCCCCAAGATGcagggagacggaaaactacaacgggcgaggcatggtatggtattgcgcaaggggggggggggtaagagggttaggg contains:
- the LOC127851845 gene encoding bcl-2 homologous antagonist/killer-like, yielding MSDGGIPTLINQVHGPESVSDEPDSAQRVVSQTRYVFMAYANEQISRDEGQDETFTNAHHQDMSSQHEIINEDALRVGRQLAKVADDMNKQLSATFEVITRSFGDSLNSYENFKEIAKEILKDEVNWGRILVIFCFGYWLFKREIVKQARKKMGTTLGSIASLVEQFFSDPATSISAWIALRGGWRVAKSVTRSKIHPIMKIGITVGFVAVAIGVIVVLMNRRKSSP